In Porites lutea chromosome 9, jaPorLute2.1, whole genome shotgun sequence, a single window of DNA contains:
- the LOC140949231 gene encoding uncharacterized protein, with protein MYWLDPDEGSHSNTFQAYCDMTSYNGGWTICYTTNEYAKPKTEVKYSATFPYGTNGYRTNCNNIKFTEIMFIDHQTGSKAYFTQRDQTPIKAAGNYGKGGNGYGLWGGVLTDGVGANAISNTHFVYQLLICDHSFFSGFFVSGYTDCYKECYMWCGDVKSPYFRTATTNPSYNGVAFNENGHRPLSNRLISVGLR; from the exons ATGTACTGGTTAGACCCAGATGAAGGAAGCCATTCAAACACGTTCCAAGCTTACTGTGACATGACGTCATACAATGGAGGATGGACCATTTGTTACACAACTAATGAATACGCCAAACCCAAGACTGAGGTCAAGTACAGTGCCACATTTCCATATGGAACGAACGGGTACAGAACGAACTGCAACAACATCAAA TTCACAGAAATCATGTTTATCGATCACCAAACTGGAAGCAAGGCCTACTTCACACAACGTGACCAGACACCAATAAAAGCCGCTGGTAACTACGGGAAGGGAGGTAATGGTTATGGACTGTGGGGCGGAGTATTGACGGACGGAGTAGGAGCAAATGCAATTAGCAACACACACTTCGTCTACCAGCTGCTCATCTGTGATCATTCTTTCTTTTCGGGCTTCTTCGTTTCCGGTTACACTGATTGTTACAAAGAGTGTTACATGTGGTGTGGTGATGTTAAATCGCCTTACTTCCGAACAGCCACTACAAATCCTTCGTACAATGGTGTGGCTTTCAACGAAAATGGTCACCGACCCCTCAGCAACAGGCTGATTAGTGTCGGGTTGCGTTAA